In one Nicotiana sylvestris chromosome 8, ASM39365v2, whole genome shotgun sequence genomic region, the following are encoded:
- the LOC138874921 gene encoding uncharacterized protein gives MSICCEMCGDNHTSDMCPMNPESIYYVGEQSRGPTNQQAQYGISYNANWRNHPNFSWGGNQSNHNQYRLQGNFNQPQRPPQQVEESTNDLLKKLLHDNQQLRTDFRNLERQMGQLAANQNTRPAGALPSDTEKNLQVSAITLRTGRKLEKVPKKRKKQAYAIREIPKYAKYIKDIVANKRRLTEFETVALTEECTSRVQSKLPQKLKDPGNFTFPVRIGNVDVGHALCDLGASINLMPLSLYKKLGLGAPKPTTVMLQLADRSIAYPEGVIEDVLLKIGKFIFPANFIILDFEADEKFLLYWEDLSWL, from the exons ATGTCgatttgttgtgaaatgtgtggtgACAATCACACGAGTGACATGTGCCCAAtgaatcctgaatctatttattatgtgggaGAACAAAGTAGAGGTCCGACGAACCAACAGGCACAATATGGGATCAGTTACAatgcaaattggaggaatcatcctaatttctcttggggtggaaatcaatcaaatcataatcaatatagactccaaggaaattttaatcaacctcaaagGCCACCCCAGCAGGTagaagaaagtacaaatgatttgttgaagaaattgttgcaTGACAATCAACAACTTAGAACTGACTTTAGAAATcttgaaaggcaaatgggacaGCTAGCTGCAAATCAAAACACTAGGCCTGCAGGTGCCCTTCCAAGTGATACAGAGAAAAATCTgcaagttagtgcaattacacttagaactggAAGGAAATTAGAAAaagttccaaagaagagaaaaaaacaaGCTT atgcgattcgtgaaattccaaagtatgccaagtacataaaagatattgTGGCTAATAAGAGGAGATtgactgaatttgaaacagttgcacttactgaggagtgcacttcaagggtccaaagtaagcttcctcaaaagcttaaggatcctggcAACTTTACTTTCCCTGTGAGAATAGGTaatgttgatgtaggccatgcactttgtgatttgggagcgagcataaatttgatgccattgtctttgtacaaaaaattgggtttgggagctccaaaacccaccactgtgatgttgcaactagcagataggtccatagcttacccggaaGGCGTGATTGAAGATGTGCTGCTGAAAATAGGGAAATTTATTTTCCCGGCTaatttcattatcttggattttGAAGCAGATGaaaagttcctattatattgggaagacctctcttggctatag